The following coding sequences are from one Triticum aestivum cultivar Chinese Spring chromosome 5A, IWGSC CS RefSeq v2.1, whole genome shotgun sequence window:
- the LOC123102547 gene encoding pentatricopeptide repeat-containing protein At2g31400, chloroplastic, whose translation MAPTTHFTPSQAHAAAASHHPAAAAAAAPATATARLHASASASAPAAAAALCPPFLAAGSHSVACPPVQNPIFSGPAAPWAVQPQRAAVGALGPEFRRARSTKNISKRNNRGAGGQDRGGRTSSAAAGRCVDKLLRVAPDDRRALGASLSSFRGELLGPDDYCHVLRELGDRDKSAVRALEVFHAALPLVGNGSVDKGKLLTAAIGALGKMGRPDLARRGFDAGIAGGYGKTVFAYSALISAYARSGLATEAMGVLESMKGAGLRPTTVTYNAVIDACGKGGVDLRFTLGYFRQMLRDGLCPDRKTFNSLLSACSRAGHLVDARAVFDEMTHLGIGRDIYTYNTFIDAICKCGNIELAMQVLLDMEAKKLKPNVVTYSTLIDGYSKLEKYEEALKLYEKMKSLGIRLDRVCYNTVLAIYVKTGKYAEIAIVCDEMEDSGIEKDTVTYNSLINGYGKQGRLDIVSFLVQDMRRRGVAPSVLTYSTLIDIYSKAGMHGDAFNVYLDFKESGLKADVVLFSSFIDTLAKNGLVEWALSLLNDMTEMGIKPNVVTYNTIIDAFGKSKVHGEEDPEVGDMGIVGVYNGQIIRAANPVTRGRSAIDVRMRRSQELYFILELFQKMVQQGVRPNVVTFSAILNACSRCNNFEDAALLLEQLRLFDNFVYGVAYGLLMGYQEIWSQAQSLFNQLGRMDSPTSSAFYNALTDMLWHFGQRQGAQLIVLEGVNRRVWENTWSEFCLDLHLMSCGAAQAMVHAWLLNVRSIVFEGRAMPEFLSILTGWGKHSKIAGASTLRHVIEALLNSIGAPFQVERFNIGRFVSPSVVVAAWLRESGTINMILLSDERAQRASPSNLVPRLEALQL comes from the exons ATGGCGCCAACGACGCACTTCACGCCGTCGCAGGCGCACGCGGCGGCCGCCTCCCACcaccctgccgcggcggcggcggcggcccccgCCACGGCCACGGCCCGGCTGCATGCGTCGGCGTCCGCGTCGGCTCCTGCCGCGGCGGCGGCGCTTTGCCCGCCCTTCCTCGCGGCGGGGTCCCACTCCGTGGCCTGCCCGCCCGTCCAGAACCCGATATTTAGTGGCCCGGCCGCGCCATGGGCGGTGCAGCCCCAGCGCGCCGCTGTAGGGGCGCTTGGCCCTGAGTTCAGGCGGGCGCGCTCCACGAAGAACATCTCCAAGCGCAACAACCGTGGGGCGGGTGGCCAGGACCGCGGCGGGCGCACGTCCTCAGCTGCTGCTGGGCGCTGTGTTGACAAGCTGCTCCGTGTTGCCCCTGATGACCGGCGCGCGCTCGGCGCATCGCTTTCCTCTTTCCGGGGAGAGCTGCTTGGTCCTGATGATTACTGCCATGTCCTTCGGGAGCTCGGCGACAGGGACAAATCTGCAGTCCGTGCGCTTGAGGTGTTCCACGCTGCATTGCCCCTTGTTGGCAATGGCTCCGTCGATAAAGGCAAGCTTTTGACTGCCGCAATCGGTGCACTCGGCAAGATGGGGCGACCAGACCTTGCAAGAAGAGGTTTTGATGCTGGCATTGCAGGGGGTTATGGCAAAACGGTGTTTGCATACTCAGCGCTCATATCAGCATATGCGAGGAGTGGTCTTGCGACCGAGGCCATGGGGGTGCTTGAGTCGATGAAGGGTGCAGGCTTGCGGCCTACCACAGTTACGTACAATGCGGTGATTGATGCATGTGGGAAAGGGGGTGTTGACCTCAGGTTCACGCTCGGATATTTTCGTCAGATGCTACGGGATGGGCTCTGTCCCGACCGGAAGACTTTCAATTCACTTCTTTCTGCGTGCAGCCGCGCAGGGCACTTGGTGGATGCCCGTGCTGTCTTTGATGAAATGACCCATCTTGGCATTGGGCGTGACATTTACACATACAACACATTTATCGATGCAATTTGCAAGTGTGGCAACATAGAGCTTGCTATGCAGGTTCTGCTGGATATGGAAGCGAAAAAGCTGAAGCCAAATGTTGTTACATACAGTACACTGATCGATGGATACTCCAAGCTGGAGAAGTATGAGGAGGCACTCAAGTTGTACGAAAAGATGAAGTCTTTGGGAATTCGATTGGACCGAGTTTGCTACAACACAGTGCTGGCTATTTATGTGAAGACCGGGAAGTATGCCGAAATTGCCATTGTGTGTGACGAGATGGAGGACTCTGGGATTGAGAAGGATACTGTCACTTACAATTCTTTGATTAATGGATATGGAAAGCAGGGACGCTTGGACATCGTCTCTTTCCTCGTCCAAGATATGAGGAGACGCGGGGTAGCTCCTAGTGTACTCACATACTCAACTTTGATAGATATCTATTCAAAAGCGGGAATGCACGGAGATGCATTTAATGTCTATTTAGATTTTAAGGAATCTGGCCTAAAGGCCGACGTTGTTCTGTTCAGCTCTTTCATTGACACATTGGCCAAGAATGGATTGGTAGAGTGGGCATTATCTTTGCTAAATGATATGACTGAGATGGGTATCAAACCAAATGTGGTTACATATAACACAATAATTGATGCATTTGGCAAGTCTAAGGTACACGGTGAGGAGGATCCTGAAGTTGGGGACATGGGCATTGTTGGGGTTTATAATGGCCAGATCATAAGGGCTGCTAATCCAGTGACAAGAGGACGCTCTGCCATTGATGTCCGGATGAGGAGGTCTCAGGAATTGTATTTCATTCTGGAATTGTTTCAGAAGATGGTCCAACAGGGTGTAAGGCCAAATGTTGTTACATTTTCTGCGATCCTGAATGCTTGCAG TCGCTGTAATAACTTTGAAGATGCAGCCCTATTACTGGAACAACTTCGCTTGTTTGATAACTTTGTCTATGGTGTTGCGTATGGGCTCCTTATGGGTTACCAAGAAATTTGGTCGCAAGCACAGTCCCTTTTTAATCAGCTGGGACGCATGGATTCTCCAACATCGTCTGCCTTTTATAATGCTCTTACTGATATGCTGTGGCATTTTGGCCAG AGGCAAGGAGCTCAGTTAATTGTGCTCGAAGGGGTAAATCGCCGTGTGTGGGAGAACACATGGAGTGAGTTTTGCTTGGACCTGCACCTTATGTCATGTGGTGCAGCTCAAGCAATGGTCCATGCATGGCTCCTGAATGTGCGCTCTATTGTCTTCGAAGGACGAGCTATGCCTGAGTTTCTAAG CATTCTGACAGGGTGGGGAAAGCATAGCAAGATTGCGGGCGCAAGCACTCTTCGCCACGTCATCGAAGCACTTCTCAACTCAATCGGAGCACCGTTTCAGGTTGAGCGATTCAACATTGGAAGGTTTGTGTCGCCCAGCGTCGTGGTGGCTGCCTGGTTGAGAGAATCCGGCACCATCAACATGATACTCCTCAGTGACGAGCGTGCGCAGCGTGCAAGCCCATCCAATCTGGTGCCGAGGTTGGAGGCGCTGCAGTTGTAG